The proteins below are encoded in one region of Acetoanaerobium noterae:
- a CDS encoding ATP-grasp domain-containing protein yields MILGGGSCQVNAINKAKEFGHEVIVADYLDNPPGREIADTFVKASTFDYGRCLEEAKKFNINGVMTLGTDQPVLTCAKVSEELGLPFCIDVETAVNVTNKSKMKQIFEKNNIPTANFRFISKNFMEEELSNLNPPFVIKPIDSQGQRGVYKLNTIEEIKTDIDSVLTFSRANIALIEEYYESDEITVSGWVYNKKLKILTITDRNTFSSGKHIGICKSHVFPSKYYDKYYKEIHDISERITTAFDIENGPIYYQLLIGNRGIIVNEIAARIGGAYEDIFIPIITGVDFLDFLIKSSLGEKIDISKIENYDIDKNKEFLKVIMLFAKPGLINKMTDINEIVSMNGVLAAGYNYKAGDILGDIQDARLRVGYVVIKGDNKVNLDENIDRVFSKLKIYNEHNENILLDLEN; encoded by the coding sequence ATGATATTAGGAGGAGGCTCATGTCAAGTCAATGCAATAAATAAAGCAAAAGAATTTGGTCATGAAGTTATTGTAGCTGATTATCTTGATAATCCACCAGGCAGAGAAATTGCAGATACTTTTGTTAAAGCGAGCACTTTTGATTACGGTAGATGCTTAGAGGAAGCGAAAAAATTTAATATAAATGGAGTAATGACTTTAGGTACAGATCAGCCAGTTTTGACTTGCGCAAAAGTTTCAGAAGAATTAGGGTTACCTTTTTGTATTGATGTAGAAACGGCAGTAAACGTTACTAACAAAAGTAAAATGAAACAAATATTTGAAAAAAATAATATACCAACTGCAAATTTCAGATTTATAAGTAAAAATTTTATGGAGGAAGAATTAAGTAATTTAAATCCTCCCTTCGTTATAAAACCCATTGATAGTCAAGGACAAAGAGGAGTATACAAATTAAATACTATAGAGGAAATAAAGACTGATATCGACTCAGTGTTGACATTTTCAAGAGCTAATATAGCACTCATTGAAGAGTATTATGAATCAGACGAGATTACTGTAAGTGGGTGGGTCTATAATAAAAAGCTGAAAATACTTACTATAACAGATAGAAATACTTTTAGCTCAGGTAAACATATAGGTATATGCAAGAGCCATGTTTTTCCTTCTAAATATTATGATAAATATTATAAAGAAATACATGATATAAGTGAAAGAATAACAACAGCATTTGATATTGAAAATGGACCTATTTATTATCAACTGTTAATTGGAAATAGGGGAATAATTGTAAATGAAATAGCTGCTAGAATAGGAGGAGCTTATGAAGATATTTTTATTCCTATAATAACTGGAGTCGACTTTTTAGATTTTCTGATTAAATCGAGCCTTGGAGAAAAAATCGATATTTCTAAAATTGAGAACTATGATATAGATAAAAACAAAGAGTTTTTAAAGGTTATTATGTTATTTGCAAAGCCAGGCTTAATAAATAAAATGACTGATATAAATGAAATCGTATCAATGAATGGGGTTTTAGCAGCTGGATATAATTATAAGGCTGGAGATATACTTGGAGACATTCAAGACGCTAGACTTAGAGTTGGATATGTAGTTATAAAAGGAGATAATAAAGTTAACCTAGATGAAAATATTGATAGAGTTTTTAGTAAACTAAAAATATATAATGAGCACAATGAAAATATTCTACTTGATTTAGAAAATTAA
- a CDS encoding ABC transporter permease, which produces MIKIKFFWIFLIVMLWSILFKLEIFNPILFPSPSSVITALGHSFFQEDLHIKLAYSISFILKGLALGFLVACMLVIFSLNNKYIDSLSDTLASMLDPLPSLAILPIVILWFGTGKNSIIFIILHSVIWPVMVNIKSGIKTQPIVYRELADLIGINKLQRFFEIQLIGALPSVITGLKVAWARAWRALIGAEMIFGAIDGKSGIGYYIFEKRVFMDTNAMYASLIVIVLLGALVDYLFSVFENKTLKKWGMI; this is translated from the coding sequence ATGATTAAAATTAAATTTTTTTGGATTTTTTTAATAGTAATGCTATGGTCAATATTGTTTAAACTTGAGATATTTAATCCAATATTATTTCCGTCTCCTAGCTCAGTTATTACTGCTCTAGGACACTCGTTTTTTCAGGAAGATTTACACATTAAATTAGCATACTCTATTTCATTTATTCTCAAAGGTCTTGCTTTGGGATTTTTAGTTGCATGTATGTTAGTAATTTTTTCTTTGAATAACAAATATATAGATAGCTTATCAGATACATTGGCTTCAATGCTAGATCCACTTCCTTCTTTAGCTATACTTCCTATAGTTATTTTGTGGTTTGGAACGGGGAAAAATTCTATTATTTTTATTATTCTTCACTCTGTAATTTGGCCTGTTATGGTGAATATTAAGAGTGGAATAAAGACTCAGCCTATAGTATATAGAGAGCTAGCAGATTTGATTGGAATAAATAAGCTTCAGCGTTTTTTTGAAATTCAGCTAATCGGTGCACTGCCAAGCGTTATTACAGGGCTAAAAGTAGCTTGGGCTAGAGCTTGGAGAGCTTTAATAGGAGCAGAAATGATATTCGGAGCTATCGATGGAAAAAGTGGTATCGGGTATTATATATTTGAAAAAAGAGTTTTTATGGATACAAATGCTATGTATGCAAGTCTTATAGTAATTGTACTATTAGGTGCTTTGGTGGATTATTTATTTTCAGTTTTTGAAAACAAAACTTTAAAAAAATGGGGAATGATATAA
- a CDS encoding ABC transporter substrate-binding protein produces the protein MRIYNKLKTSAVILLVVIVSMNLISCSSKKAENTDNLEINIGYQFGTAYFPLEIIQINKIIEKKYPNTTISWKQLGNTAAIREGMLSGDIDFGFMAIPPFLIGYDKGMNWKAFTGLSSVPSSLVVNSPDINTLGDFTAQDKIALPQQGSVQHILLSMAADKAFNEPKKFDSMLLAMSHPDAMDILRTKNEIKGHFTTPPYTQMELKDKDMKIILESNEAFGEEFTFIIGAGKIENETDIKKVKILNEAIKDALIYIEANPEDSAAIFSDKYNMTIPESKDFMNMEGVKFNQEIKGVNRFSEFMNKVEYISKAYNEKEVIWDGYYD, from the coding sequence ATGAGAATATATAATAAATTAAAAACGTCAGCTGTGATTTTGCTTGTAGTAATAGTTTCAATGAATTTAATATCGTGTTCTTCAAAAAAAGCCGAAAATACAGATAATCTAGAGATTAATATAGGATATCAATTTGGAACTGCCTATTTTCCACTTGAGATAATCCAAATTAATAAAATTATAGAAAAAAAGTATCCTAATACAACTATTAGCTGGAAGCAGCTTGGAAATACTGCTGCTATAAGAGAAGGTATGCTTTCTGGGGATATAGATTTTGGATTTATGGCGATTCCTCCATTTTTGATTGGATATGATAAAGGTATGAACTGGAAAGCTTTTACAGGACTTTCTAGTGTTCCTTCATCACTTGTAGTAAATTCGCCAGATATAAATACTCTTGGGGACTTTACTGCTCAGGATAAAATAGCATTACCTCAGCAAGGGAGTGTACAGCACATTTTACTTTCAATGGCAGCAGATAAAGCTTTTAATGAGCCGAAAAAATTTGATTCTATGCTACTTGCAATGAGTCACCCTGATGCTATGGATATACTTAGAACTAAAAACGAAATAAAAGGACACTTTACAACACCTCCGTATACTCAGATGGAATTAAAAGACAAAGACATGAAAATAATACTGGAATCTAATGAAGCTTTTGGAGAAGAATTCACATTTATAATAGGTGCTGGAAAAATAGAAAATGAAACAGATATAAAAAAAGTTAAAATCTTAAATGAAGCTATCAAGGATGCCCTTATTTATATTGAAGCTAACCCTGAAGATAGTGCTGCTATTTTTTCTGATAAATACAATATGACAATACCGGAAAGCAAGGATTTTATGAATATGGAAGGGGTAAAGTTTAATCAGGAAATAAAGGGAGTAAATAGATTTAGTGAATTTATGAATAAGGTAGAGTATATATCAAAAGCTTATAACGAAAAAGAAGTAATATGGGATGGGTACTATGATTAA
- a CDS encoding ABC transporter ATP-binding protein has product MKPILEIKNLNKSYKGSKVISDLSLCIMKGEFVSILGKSGCGKSTLLRLIASMETKDEGYIEINNSAYDYKVFMIFQNFNQLFPWKTVLQNVSFPLEKRKKSKFRKNDIVSLARNYLSLVEYDDDLNKYPFQLSGGMKQKVALARALCLNPALFLMDEPFASLDAQTRTSMQNLLVDLSEKKEMTVLFVTHDILEALNISDRIVVLGDTIIDIPLNIPKEHRLKNNEILDLYDKIYQLIG; this is encoded by the coding sequence ATGAAACCTATTTTAGAAATTAAAAATTTAAATAAGTCATATAAGGGAAGCAAAGTTATTTCAGATTTATCGCTTTGTATTATGAAAGGCGAATTTGTTAGCATACTTGGGAAATCAGGTTGTGGAAAATCAACTTTACTTAGATTAATTGCATCGATGGAAACAAAAGATGAAGGCTATATAGAGATAAACAATAGTGCTTATGATTATAAAGTATTTATGATTTTTCAGAATTTCAATCAGCTTTTTCCTTGGAAAACAGTGCTTCAAAATGTTAGCTTTCCTCTTGAAAAGCGTAAAAAATCTAAATTTAGAAAAAATGATATAGTCAGTCTGGCAAGAAACTATTTATCGCTTGTAGAATACGATGATGATTTAAATAAATATCCTTTTCAACTTTCTGGAGGGATGAAGCAAAAGGTAGCACTGGCAAGAGCACTTTGCCTTAATCCAGCACTTTTTCTCATGGATGAGCCATTTGCCAGTCTAGATGCACAAACTAGAACTTCAATGCAAAATCTACTAGTCGATTTGAGTGAGAAAAAAGAGATGACAGTTTTATTTGTCACCCATGATATTTTAGAGGCGCTAAATATATCAGATAGAATAGTTGTTTTAGGAGATACTATTATAGACATTCCTCTAAACATACCTAAAGAACATCGATTAAAAAATAATGAGATTTTAGATTTATACGATAAGATATATCAGTTAATTGGGTAA